AAGAAAATCCTGAGCCGTAAGTATGTAGGCTATTTGAAAAATTTAAACTTTGAACTTCATAATTTAAATCTAAAGGGGTGTTGTTGTTGGATTCGTAAAAGTTAGTGTTTTGTACATAATCTGTAAAATGTGAGTTCAGATTCAATCCAATATATAAGAAGTCTTTGTATTGTATAGCGCTATTGAAAATTAGTTTTCCGTTATAGCCATTTGAGTAAACACTGTTTTCTTGATGATAATTTCCACCAGAGCGAACTGTAGATACATAGTTGCTGTTTGGATTGTCTAGATCTACTGCATCGATAATAAAGCCTTGTTCGTAATACGCTAACATAGCTTGTTGTGCCGCAAATCCGGATAAGTGTGGGTATTTGCCATTTAGAGGAGTTGGTAGGGTACTTCCTAGATAGTAATATAAGTCGCTTATAGATTCTCCTTCTTGACGGGTTACAAGCTCTAGAGGTACTGGGGCTCCATTGTTTCCATAATTAGCATAACTTAAAAAATAATTAGCGACTGAATTAATAGGACTTGTTCCTGCTGAAAATAATGAGTTATCATAATTGTTAGTGTTTTCGTAATTGATAGACATCGAAAACTTTTTTAAATTATTGTTAGGGTTTTTAGTTTTAAAAACAAAAACACCACCTGCTTGATTAATATCAAAGCTATTCTCTCCCGATGAAGTAGAAGTTCTGAAATAATTGGAGTCATTATGTATGTCATAATTCCCCATTGTTGTAGCAAATTGGTTATTGTTAAAAACAGCAGATCCGGCAGGGTTTACATTTATAGATGACAAATCTCCGCCTAATGCACCAAAAGCACCACTCATTGCAGTAAAACGGGCTGTTCCCTGCAAGTCGCTTTGAGCATAACGCATCGCATCTTTCATTTCTTGTGAGTGTGCTGTATAGAATGTCAATCCTACTATTAAAAATAACAAGAAGTTCTTTTTCATGGGTTTGAGCTTATGGTTGGTTAGTAAATTTCTGGATTAAGATTTTTTATCTTCTACCGCCTCCTCCAGACGTTCTACCACCACCTCCACCAGATGACATTCTGCCACCTCCGCTTGACATACCACTTCCAC
The Flavobacterium sp. 5 DNA segment above includes these coding regions:
- a CDS encoding OmpP1/FadL family transporter — protein: MKKNFLLFLIVGLTFYTAHSQEMKDAMRYAQSDLQGTARFTAMSGAFGALGGDLSSINVNPAGSAVFNNNQFATTMGNYDIHNDSNYFRTSTSSGENSFDINQAGGVFVFKTKNPNNNLKKFSMSINYENTNNYDNSLFSAGTSPINSVANYFLSYANYGNNGAPVPLELVTRQEGESISDLYYYLGSTLPTPLNGKYPHLSGFAAQQAMLAYYEQGFIIDAVDLDNPNSNYVSTVRSGGNYHQENSVYSNGYNGKLIFNSAIQYKDFLYIGLNLNSHFTDYVQNTNFYESNNNTPLDLNYEVQSLNFSNSLHTYGSGFSFQLGTIAKLTKDIRVGLSYESPTWYNMTDQLSQRLSSIRSNNTNSLPPDVADPFLINYYAPYDLRTPGSFIGSFAYVFGKTGLFSVDYKYKDYSQTQYNSSTNNSYYIGVNNALYNALGSSNEIRIGAEYRIQNLKLRGGYRFEGSPYNDSVTIGDLNSFSGGLGYNFGFIKLDFSYVHAHNTSQEQFFSQGFTERAQINIYKNNYTMTFTFEM